The DNA window TCGAGGCGTTGCACCAGGACATCGGACTGCTGTTGCTGCCGTCGGCGGAACGCGCCCTGGCACTCAACAAGGCGTATCGGGTAATCGTGCAGGAGCAGTCATTCGACCAAGGCCGGGACGCCACCAGCGTTCCGCCGGCGAATGTCCATGAATCGGTCATTCAGAACCAGGCGACTGGCGTGGCGAGACCGGTTCTATAAGGCGATTTCCGAAAAAACCACGTCATTCGCCCCGCCTGAAGCCCTTCCTGGTTCGAAGGCCTCACCACGAACGGCTTCAGGCTCCCGCGACAGCTTTAGCGATGGCGAGGGTCAAGCGGCCATGGCCTGCGGCTCGTGCGAGAGACAGTCTTTCGGACAGACCTTGGAGCAGGCCTGACAGCCGATGCAGTCGAGCTGGTCCTTGAGATTCATCACCATGCCGGGTGCTTCGTCAAAATCGTCATCGTCGCTCTCGATGTCGTCGAGGTCGAGATCCTCGCGATCGATCAGCTCGAAGACATCGCGCGGACAGACTTTGTAACAGCGGCCACAGCCGATGCAGTTGTTCTGGTTGATGCCGATGACGAACGCGGGCGTCCATTCGACTCCGCCGCGCGTGACACCTGTGATGATGGACATGATGGTTCTCCAGGGTTGTATAACTGAGTGGTCAGTGGTCGGCAAGGGTTTTCCCGGTCGGGAAAGCCAGGAGCGACATGGGTCGACGCGCGGCAGGCATCGGCTGAAATTTCGGGATCGCTTAACCCTCAGCCTCGGCCGCCTTGAGCTTGGCCACAGCCTCGGCCCAGGCCCGACAGGCGTCGTAGGTGGACTGGGCGATGCCAGGGATTTCCTCATAGGCGGCGGGCAGGCGGTCTTCCACCAGGTCGTGCATCTCGCTGGCCTTTTCGCTGGCGATCCGCTTGGCTTTGCTGACGGCCTTTTCAAGAGCCTTGATATCTTCAGGGGTCATTCTCTCGATCCTCGCATCGTTTACAGTCCCGCGACCTTCGGATAGGTGCCGATCAGTTCCAGGGCGACGGACAGAATCTTGTCGCCCTCGTCCTTCATTTTGGACAGGCTGGGAAAGCCGAAACGGTGGACATCGCGCAGGGTGCGGTCCATGACGACCAGTTTGCCGACGGTGATGAGCGCGCGCCCGAAGCCTTCGTGGCTCAGATTGACCAGGGGCACGGCCATCAGGCCGCATTCGGATTCGATCATGGCCGAGATAGCGTTATAGAAGACCTTGATCCGGGCAATGACGAGTTCGTCGGGATCGCCGATGATCGGGATCTCGCGCTTCTTTTCCTTCGTGAGGATGAATGGCTCCAGGATCTCGGTCGTCGACAGCGAGTCGTAGGTGCCGTAAGGGTCGATGGCGCGCATCTGGCGCACCATCTCGACGACGAAGCTGGAGGTCAGAAGTCCTTCGTTCTCGACGCTCGGGGTGAGTGTTTCGGTCATGGTTCAGGTCTCGATGGGTGAATGAATGTCCGCGAGGCGAATGCCGCCAGGCTCGCCAGCCCGACGGATCAGAGTCGGCCGATAGCGTTCGCGCCCGGCGACACCGCCGGTGATTCGACCGCCGAGCCAGAGGCCGGAACCCAGTCCGGCCAGGCCGAACAGGGCGACCGCGCCTTCGGCGAGGTGCAGGGCCGTGCCGATTGCGGCGGCGGCCACGAGCGCGATCACGGGGAGCAGATACGCGATCAGCGAGGCGCGCACCAAGGTGCCATCCGGGATGCCGATCACCACCCGGTCGCCGAGGCGCAGTCCCGCCGGGTCAGCGATCCGCAGACGGTTGCGGCCTTCGCCGAACAGTTTGGCGAGCGCGGAGACGCCGCAGACGCTGGCGCTGTCGCAGTGTCCGCAGGCGCTCCGGCGACGGGTCTCGACCCAGACGCCGCCGTCGTCGACGGCGACCACGGAGGCGATTTCTTCGATCATCGGCTCGGTTATTCGCTCCATCCCTCGGCCTCCATGGCGTCGAAGCGTTGCGCGTGGCCGGGATGCCGGCTCTCGATGGCGCGGGCGAGCCAGGCGCTGGGGCCTTCGCGCATCTCGGTCTGGAGTCCGCAAATCGCCTGCGTGAGCGGTGTGCCGGCCGACACCTTGACCGGCTGAATGCCCTTGGGCCGAAGCTGATTGACCGCCGAGGCGCCGATCGCCTGACAGTAGATGGCGATACAGCCATGAAGCGCGTCGATCTTGGCGGCGAGTTTGTCCTCGTTGCCATCCATGTCGAGCTGGCCGAACTGGACGACCTCGATCAGGTTGGCCTGCTCCGGGCCGATCGCGTAGATCGCGAAGGACTCGGCCGCGCCGAAGTGCTGGTCGACCTGTTTCAGATCGGAGGTGGCGAAGGCCACTTTAACCGCTGTGTTCATGCGTTTCGCCTCGTTGCCAAAACTCAGGATTCTCAGGCGTCGTTCCACGGTCATGGGGATCTCCGGTCCTGATACGGGTATTGGGTTCTGCTTCGCTCTCTAAGCCCTGGGAACGCCGACTTGTCGTCGGCTCTTGGGGAGGCCGACATGTTGCCGGCCTTGTCGGAGCCAACCGCCGACTCGTCCGACTGCAAGTCGGACACCCCAGGGCCGGCTGCAAGCAGGCACTCCCAGGAGGGAGGGCGATTTGGCGCGGGGTTGGAGTGCATTTAAGCAGCGTGCGCTAGGTTTCCGGGACGCTCGTTGGCCGGCCATTGCTTGAGCTTGGAACGATAGGGGTGGATTTCGCCCTTTTCCTGCGCCAGGAGGATGTTGGCCAGATCGAACAGGGTGGCGCGGGTGCCTTGGTAGCCGATCCAGGTGCGCTGGAAGCCGCCGAGCAGGTCGTATTGCGGGAAACCGGCTCTTAGCAGGGGGATACCGAGACGTTGACCGGTGTGGACGCCATGCGAGTTGGTGATCAGAATTTCGGCATTTCGCGCGCGTGCGCCGAGTTCGAGATCCTCCAGATCGCCGATCTTGACCTGCTCGCAGACCGCGTTGGTCAGCGAGGGTGCGTTGATCGGGCTGACGGCGACCACGGTTTCGGCCCCGACGCCCGCGAGCATCTGGGTCAGACCGACCAGCAGGTCCGGGTCGGCGGCGATGGCGAAGCGGGACATGCCGAGCATGAAATGACAGTCCAGCATGGCGTCCTGGAGTTGCGCGCGCTGACGCTCGATCCTGACCGGGACCGGCACGGCGGCGAGTTCGGACAGGGTCAGGATCAGCGCGTCGACGGCATCGAGGCCCATCAGGTGCGCGAAACGATGATTGGGCACGCCGGTGCGGGACTTGAGCGCGTCCGCCGGCGCCTGCATCGAATCGCCGATCACGAGCGTCGCCAGGGCATCGCCCAGGGTCGCGAGTTCGCTGACCAGCGCGCCGCCGATGGACAGCGGGTTGTAGTCGTTCTCGGGCAGGTGTCCATCCAGCGAATCGGAGAGATCGGGCAGCACCACCGGGCGCAGTCCGAACAGCTCGATCAGATCCTTGAGGTGCTCCAGATCGCCGGGCGTCAGGTGCGAGCCGGCCAGCACATTGACCTGACGGCGGCGCCGTCCCGGCTGGGTGCCGGACTCGGCGGCGGTCGGGACCAGGGTTTCGATGATGGCGCGGGTCGCCTCGGCGTAGCCCGACTCCATCGATCCAGTGAAATCCGGGGTCGAGACCGCCACCACCGGAATGGCGTCGAACTGCGGATAGGTCTGGCGGAAGACGCGCACCGCCATCTGAATGTCCGCGCCCTGGGTTTCGACCAGCCCGGTGGTGGGCACGCCGATCAGGTCGGGGGCGTGCTTCTCGCAGAGCGTCTTCAAGCCCTCGACGACCATCGACTCGCTGCCCATGACGGCGCTGATCTGATCGATGGCGGTCGTTTGGAGCGGGATGGGTTCGCGGAAATGACGCACGAACAGGATTTTGCCGAAGGCGGTGCAACCCTGAGCGCCGTGCAGCATCGGCATGGCACGGTTGAAACCGAGGAAGGCGAGCGCCGCGCCGACCGTCGAGCTGGCTTTGAGCGGGCTGACCGAGAGTGCTTTCTTGCGTTTGACGATCTCAGGCATGACTGGACTCCACGGCGATGGACTCGGCTTCGTTGACGGCGACGACCGGCGCGGCATCCGCCGCCAGTTCCGCGATGACCGCGCGTGCCCAGGGCGCCGGGCGACGGACCGCCTCCCAGACCGGGCTCTCGATGGTCAGACAGAGTTGTTTTGCCAGTTCCTCCATACCGGCATAGCCGGAATAGCCGAATTCGCGTTCCTGATTGATGTCCAGGAAGGGGATGCGCGCCTTGAGCGCGGTGTACATGTTGCGACCGCCCGCGATCAGGATGTCGATACCCTGCGCGTTCACCATATCGATCAGGGTGCGCGGGTTGCCTTCTTCGAGCATCACCGCGTCCTCGCCCATGAGTTCGCGGATGCGCGCCTTGTCGTCCTCGGTGGATTTGCGGGTGCCGGAAGCGACCACGGTCATGCCCAGATCCTGCAACGCGGAGATCACCGACCAGGATTTGACGCCGCCGGTATAGAGCAGCACCTTGCGGCCTTGCAAACGCTGGCGCCAGGGTTCGAGCGCGGCATTGGCGCGGGCCTCCTCGCGGGCGATCACGGCCTCGACGCGGGCGCTCAGATCGGGATCGCCGAGGATGCGGGCGACGTCGCGCAGCGCCTGCGAGACATCCCGTACCCCATAGAAACTGCCCTCGAACCAGGGCGTGCCGTAGGTGTCCTGGAGCTTGCGGGCGACATTCACCAGCGCCCGCGAGCAGACCATCATGTTGACCTCCGAACGGTGCATGGTCTGCACCTCCCGGAAGCGCCCGTCGCCCGAGAGCGTGCAGAGCACCCGCAACCCGAGTTCGTCGAACAGCGGCAGGACGCGCCAGAGTTCGCCGGCGATGTTGTACTCGCCGATCAGACAGATGTCG is part of the Thiocystis violascens DSM 198 genome and encodes:
- the fdxB gene encoding ferredoxin III, nif-specific — translated: MSIITGVTRGGVEWTPAFVIGINQNNCIGCGRCYKVCPRDVFELIDREDLDLDDIESDDDDFDEAPGMVMNLKDQLDCIGCQACSKVCPKDCLSHEPQAMAA
- a CDS encoding NifB/NifX family molybdenum-iron cluster-binding protein, whose product is MTVERRLRILSFGNEAKRMNTAVKVAFATSDLKQVDQHFGAAESFAIYAIGPEQANLIEVVQFGQLDMDGNEDKLAAKIDALHGCIAIYCQAIGASAVNQLRPKGIQPVKVSAGTPLTQAICGLQTEMREGPSAWLARAIESRHPGHAQRFDAMEAEGWSE
- a CDS encoding CCE_0567 family metalloprotein, coding for MTPEDIKALEKAVSKAKRIASEKASEMHDLVEDRLPAAYEEIPGIAQSTYDACRAWAEAVAKLKAAEAEG
- a CDS encoding SoxR reducing system RseC family protein is translated as MERITEPMIEEIASVVAVDDGGVWVETRRRSACGHCDSASVCGVSALAKLFGEGRNRLRIADPAGLRLGDRVVIGIPDGTLVRASLIAYLLPVIALVAAAAIGTALHLAEGAVALFGLAGLGSGLWLGGRITGGVAGRERYRPTLIRRAGEPGGIRLADIHSPIET
- the nifE gene encoding nitrogenase iron-molybdenum cofactor biosynthesis protein NifE, which gives rise to MKQKDIAALLDEPACAHNQKEKSGCSKAKPGATAGGCTFDGAQIAMLPIGDVAHIVHGSIACAGNSWDNRGTRSSGPTLYKIGMTTDLTEQDIIMGRGEKRLFHSIKQAIDSYQPAAVFVYNTCVPALTGDDMVAVCKDAQTRWGTPVVPIDAAGFYGAKNLGSRIAGEAMVKYVCGTREPDPLPEGIEREGFKIHDICLIGEYNIAGELWRVLPLFDELGLRVLCTLSGDGRFREVQTMHRSEVNMMVCSRALVNVARKLQDTYGTPWFEGSFYGVRDVSQALRDVARILGDPDLSARVEAVIAREEARANAALEPWRQRLQGRKVLLYTGGVKSWSVISALQDLGMTVVASGTRKSTEDDKARIRELMGEDAVMLEEGNPRTLIDMVNAQGIDILIAGGRNMYTALKARIPFLDINQEREFGYSGYAGMEELAKQLCLTIESPVWEAVRRPAPWARAVIAELAADAAPVVAVNEAESIAVESSHA
- a CDS encoding NifX-associated nitrogen fixation protein; translated protein: MTETLTPSVENEGLLTSSFVVEMVRQMRAIDPYGTYDSLSTTEILEPFILTKEKKREIPIIGDPDELVIARIKVFYNAISAMIESECGLMAVPLVNLSHEGFGRALITVGKLVVMDRTLRDVHRFGFPSLSKMKDEGDKILSVALELIGTYPKVAGL
- the nifN gene encoding nitrogenase iron-molybdenum cofactor biosynthesis protein NifN, with amino-acid sequence MPEIVKRKKALSVSPLKASSTVGAALAFLGFNRAMPMLHGAQGCTAFGKILFVRHFREPIPLQTTAIDQISAVMGSESMVVEGLKTLCEKHAPDLIGVPTTGLVETQGADIQMAVRVFRQTYPQFDAIPVVAVSTPDFTGSMESGYAEATRAIIETLVPTAAESGTQPGRRRRQVNVLAGSHLTPGDLEHLKDLIELFGLRPVVLPDLSDSLDGHLPENDYNPLSIGGALVSELATLGDALATLVIGDSMQAPADALKSRTGVPNHRFAHLMGLDAVDALILTLSELAAVPVPVRIERQRAQLQDAMLDCHFMLGMSRFAIAADPDLLVGLTQMLAGVGAETVVAVSPINAPSLTNAVCEQVKIGDLEDLELGARARNAEILITNSHGVHTGQRLGIPLLRAGFPQYDLLGGFQRTWIGYQGTRATLFDLANILLAQEKGEIHPYRSKLKQWPANERPGNLAHAA